The Deltaproteobacteria bacterium genome window below encodes:
- a CDS encoding glutaredoxin has protein sequence MVRQRAATWVRRCAAAAGRRALAAFNRADEIGGEVRDWLLARTNSPALRAVSERLVRVRGGEDAALAVDSQRSAREAAIARQTAEAPPPTAAELAARRSDALGDPDVAAQVYGRASCPWTGRAQSLLNDAKVDYDFVDLDDPDHAHLEGRLVGQTRQNTTPWVFLRGEFVGGYHELDEIARLGQLDARTLPRDRRPPADPARPNVEVAPRPA, from the coding sequence ATGGTGCGACAGCGCGCGGCGACCTGGGTGCGACGGTGCGCGGCGGCTGCCGGCCGGCGTGCGCTCGCGGCGTTCAACCGCGCCGACGAGATCGGCGGCGAGGTGCGGGACTGGCTGCTGGCCCGTACGAACTCGCCGGCCCTGCGGGCGGTGAGCGAGCGGCTGGTGCGGGTCCGCGGCGGCGAGGACGCGGCGCTGGCGGTCGATTCGCAGCGGTCGGCGCGCGAGGCCGCCATCGCACGGCAGACGGCCGAAGCGCCGCCGCCGACTGCCGCGGAGCTCGCCGCGCGACGGAGCGACGCGCTCGGCGACCCGGACGTGGCGGCGCAGGTATACGGCCGGGCGTCCTGTCCGTGGACCGGGCGCGCGCAGTCGCTGCTCAACGACGCCAAGGTCGACTACGACTTCGTCGACCTCGACGACCCTGACCACGCGCACCTCGAGGGGCGGCTCGTCGGGCAGACGCGCCAGAACACGACGCCGTGGGTGTTCTTGCGGGGCGAGTTCGTCGGCGGCTACCACGAGCTCGACGAGATCGCGCGGCTCGGCCAGCTCGACGCGCGCACGCTGCCGCGCGATCGGCGCCCGCCCGCGGACCCGGCGCGGCCGAACGTCGAGGTCGCACCGCGGCCGGCGTGA
- a CDS encoding phosphatidylserine/phosphatidylglycerophosphate/cardiolipin synthase family protein, with the protein MPNPRVLGGGEDAFRAILARIESATRRIEMHAFLWHDDDTGNQLGRAVLRAADRGVKVHIRKDRVAAVYEHSGGNGQSFFHKRIRPAERFQAWVLGAAYRRPADQRRPSRALRRRQQRRPRQRPNPLVVDLLAHPNVVIDHQRKRFDHSKLFIFDDECLILGSMGIGDEHRNEWLDIMIELEGAEHVLRLRQRMAGTVEFDRSRGIDFLVHNRAAHARKTCPMLAQRLALIDSARESLVVKMAYLGDPRFTDAMARAVDRGVRVTLLTGENPNVLQQLNRRTCAELLRRTGAPDHLKVVLHPRMVHSKLVVIDDRYCDVGSANFTRLSHGVYDEVNLYVDDPRFAAELRDHALAHCEDGQVVQGMVSYRKFASQIERATVAFQARHGA; encoded by the coding sequence ATGCCGAACCCGCGGGTGTTGGGCGGGGGCGAGGACGCGTTTCGCGCGATCCTTGCGCGCATCGAGTCGGCGACGCGCCGAATTGAGATGCACGCCTTCTTGTGGCACGACGACGACACGGGCAATCAGCTCGGACGCGCCGTGTTGCGCGCCGCCGACCGCGGCGTCAAGGTCCACATCCGCAAAGACCGCGTCGCCGCCGTGTACGAGCACTCCGGCGGCAACGGTCAGAGTTTCTTCCACAAGCGCATCCGCCCGGCCGAGCGGTTTCAAGCGTGGGTGCTGGGCGCGGCCTACCGCCGCCCGGCCGACCAGCGGCGGCCGTCGCGCGCGCTGCGGCGCCGGCAGCAACGGCGCCCGCGCCAGCGGCCCAATCCGCTCGTCGTCGACTTGCTGGCGCACCCGAACGTCGTCATCGACCACCAGCGCAAGCGGTTCGACCATTCCAAGCTGTTCATCTTCGACGACGAGTGCCTGATTCTCGGCAGCATGGGCATCGGCGACGAGCACCGCAACGAGTGGCTCGACATCATGATCGAACTGGAGGGCGCCGAGCACGTGCTCCGGCTGCGCCAGCGGATGGCCGGCACGGTGGAGTTCGACCGGTCGCGCGGGATCGACTTCCTCGTCCACAATCGCGCGGCGCACGCGCGCAAGACCTGCCCGATGCTCGCGCAGCGCCTGGCGCTGATCGACAGCGCGCGCGAATCGCTGGTCGTGAAGATGGCGTATCTCGGCGACCCGCGGTTCACCGACGCGATGGCCCGCGCGGTCGACCGGGGGGTGCGGGTCACCCTGCTCACCGGCGAAAATCCGAACGTGCTGCAGCAGCTCAACCGGCGCACGTGCGCGGAGCTGCTGCGCCGCACCGGCGCGCCGGACCACCTCAAGGTCGTGCTGCACCCGCGCATGGTCCACAGCAAGCTCGTCGTGATCGACGACCGCTACTGCGACGTCGGCTCGGCCAACTTCACGCGCCTGTCGCACGGCGTCTACGACGAGGTGAACCTGTACGTCGACGACCCGCGGTTCGCCGCCGAACTGCGCGACCATGCCCTCGCCCACTGCGAGGACGGCCAGGTGGTCCAGGGCATGGTGTCGTACCGCAAGTTCGCGAGCCAGATCGAGCGCGCGACGGTCGCGTTCCAGGCGCGCCACGGCGCGTGA